The following nucleotide sequence is from Bos taurus isolate L1 Dominette 01449 registration number 42190680 breed Hereford chromosome 3, ARS-UCD2.0, whole genome shotgun sequence.
ACCTGGGGAGCTGGTCAGACCATGTGGATGCCCAGGTCGTGGCCACCTGGCTTTTTCATCAGACTGGTAACCTTATCTCCCGTATGTTAGATGGCCTGCCAGAAAAGGGCAAAGTGGAAGCTGGAGATGACACCTGAGGAGGCAGGATGGGTGCGGACCCCTAGCTTGGGCAGGAAGAAACCTCTGGGCCCTGGTGTCCAAGCCCACCCTGGAGCCGCTCCGGGTAGCTGGTCTGCAGCGCCACCTCGTGGCCAAAGTTCAAAGACGCTTTTCCTCCCCCTGTCCCCTGCTGCTCAGAATGCAGGCAAGCGGGCCACTAGTCCAACTTGTAAGCTTCCTGAGTACCTCTGGGATCAGTCTTCATCCATCTCTCCAGTCCTTTCGCTTTGAATGAACCTCTCTCATCCTCAGGGACTCCAGATCCACTTCATGCAGGAAGCCTCTTCTGGTCAGTGATCACTCTCCTTGGCCTCCAGACTACTCACTGGGTATCACTGTTTACCTCTGGGTTCTTAGCCTCTGGGGTCAGACAAATCTGGCTTTAAACACTGGGGTGTccatttaccagctgtgtgacctgagcaagttacttaatctctccgAGCCTTAGGTCCCTGATGCTAAGCAGAGATGGCAATTCCAGTCTCACAGGGTTGTGaagaggattaagtgagatcaAGTTTGTAAATGTAAAGAAGAGAGCCTAGCAATAGGCTCGGGAAATAGAAAGTCCCTTCCTACCCCTCTCtaacttcctcttccctttcctgaAAAAGGAAGCATGATGAAATAGAAGGCGCAAGAGTCACAGGACCTGGGTTCTCTGGGCCTTGGTGTTCTCGCTGTCTGTAAAATAAGGCCATGAGACAACTGCTAAATCTAtttgttcatttgctcattcactcactcattcattcagtttcTAGTCCACCTACGACATTCTAAACAGTGAGTATGTCTTTTATATCCATTCATTCACCTGTGCCAGATGGTGTCTTATGCTTCAGTATCAACCTGTTAGTTTCCagcccagtgcctgacacagagaGGGCACTGGAAAAAATCCTTCCCCAACAATCTACCAAGAGCATGTTTCCTGcctccccttccctgccccaAGAGAACACCCAGCCCTGCCTGGCACCAggtgcccctccccctcctcagcCTGAGAAGCCAGAGCTGGCGCCACTGGGTGAGGAATCTGGGGACCAACTGTCACAGCTCCGGTATCACCCGCCCCTGGGACGCCTGGGTCCGGCCCTGAATCCCAGTGGGGCTCTATCAGCCAGCTGTCCTGGGGGACCCTAGCTCTGGCCCAGCCCCTCTGAGCTGCTCTCCCTGGGGAAATCAGAGAGGGCGGGTGACCTGCTGGGGGGAGTTCCGGAGTGGTACTGGAGGAGGAACAGAGAGGAGTTTGTCTGTCCAAGTCCAAAGCTCAGGCTGGGCGGCAAAGTCCTTGGAGGCTGGATGCACAGCGGAGGGCCCAGAGAGGCCTCctctctcccccaaactctgcaGGCTGCCAAGTCCCAAAGACTGCTTTGCCCTCACGTTTGTTCCCGTTTGGCCCTGTTCCGTGGGTCAGATAGGCTAGTTTCTGTGTCTTTCTGTGGGCAGAGAGCAAGTCTGTCGTTTCCTTTGTGTGTCCTACAACAGAATTTTACCCAATACATTCTCGCTAATGGAAATTAATGAGTTGGGTGCATTTGAGCAATACACCCAAGAGGGAATACTGGCTGCACTCTCAGCAGCAAGGATGATGTTAGATCACAAGGCAGACTTCCCATAAGGGAAGagtattaagaaaagaaaacaaaaaccccatAAAGTTTAGTAGAGGAGGTTCAGTAGGACTGATGGAGATGGCTTCTCAAGAGCAGCAGGGACACACAGGTGAGACAGCCTCTGTAAGGACCAGCCAGCTTAGAAGGGCAGCCTTGGTGGTAGCCTCCTgtgtctgcctccctccccaggggCTCTGAGAATAGGACAAGGGAGGGGCGGGCATCAGGTCTGTGCCCCATCCCTTGATACCTGATGCCTGGACAGCAGTAACAGGTGCCCAGTTTTGCTAGAAAAGGGACATAGATGCACAGAGATAGCACAGTCCCGATCACCCATCTCATTCCTGTCCTCCAGCCTCCACTGGAGTTCTGAGCCACCCCACTCTCAACTAGGTCACCTTTCCTGCCTTGCAGCCAGACCTGTGGGTACACATccccacccacacatacacaactTGCACACAGACACACTGCTCGTATGGCCAACTCAACAACTCCACAGGGGCCTCTGTTCCTCAGGCCtgagactgtgtgtgtgagagacataTAGAGTTCGCCTGCATTCCAGGGCTCAACAGGAATTATGTTTGGAtctctctgtttgtttgtttgggatGATCTTATTTCTGCAAGTCTAGATCCAGAACTGACTTCAGTTGACTCACAGTGGGTCAGGATCTCCTCCAGTGCCTGGCACGTCCTAAGAACTCAATAGGAAGTAGTTAGCTGaatgaatacattaaaattaattaatgaagACCACAGTCTAGCTAAAGTCAATTGCCAGCAGAGAACAACCAGGGGCCCAAAACTAGCATTGATTGAACATCTAAAAtgagccagacactgtgctaggaACTTGGCTTATTATTTCCATTTGAAAGATGAGGAAATCGAAGCGCAGCAGTAATTGCCTGTTCAAGAAGCgtaaaagggacttccctggtgatgcagtggataagaattcacctgccaatgcaggggacatgggttcgacctctggtctgtaaagattccacatgccatggagcaacaagCCTGTGTGCTGCGACTACTGAGCCCGCGCTCTAAAGCCCTcgagccacaactacggagcctgaGTGCTGTGGttcctgaagcctgtgcacctagagcctgtgctccacaagagaagccactgcagtgagaagtaagtagagtagcccccgctgactgcaactagagaaagcccgtgtgcagcaacgaacacccagtgcagccaaaaaccaacaaataaataagaagcaGAACTAATAAGCAGCGCTCTTGGCTCCAGAGGTCACCTCCTTCCTCTTACACCACGATGCTTGGAATGTGCAATTTCACTCACCACACCCTTACAGAGTTTCTGCTCCGAGGAGGGTTGTGTGCTGGACACTGGGGGACCAGGGTGGGACACAATGACAAAGTGAGACACACAGTCCTGTCCTCCAAGGTCCTGAAGGGGAGATATGCCACCTACCCACCTTTCTGGTCATAGGCAGAGTGAAGcgtggggaggggtgggcacagCTATCTATTTCCAAGCAAAATTGTTTAAGTAAGGCCTTCGGTCCTTATGGTCATAATTCTAGATTGAgtaggcagggacttccctggtggcacagtgggtaagaatccacctgccaatgcaggggaaacgggtttgacccctggtctgggaagattccacatccaCCGAGCACCTATggctgtgtgccacaacttctgagctcCTGCTCTAGGACTATAAATAccgagcctgtgtgctgcaactaccgaaACCCGCTGGCACTCCCCAACATGAGAAGTCACGGCAGTGAGAAGCTTGGGAACTGCAACGAAGAGGAGCCCCCGCTTATCGCAACCAGAGAGAGCccatgagcagcaatgaagatccagtgcagccccCACCCGACCTAAAAATAATACTGATAATATGATAAATAGACTGGGTaggcagagggagaggaaaaTGGGAGCTGCTGGACAGAAACTTAGCTTGGCCAACATGTCAGTGGATGAGGGGAGTCCCCTGAATAAAGGAGGCCACCCACTTCTGGAAGTGAGGAAAGAAAGTgggtgtgttagtcgctcagtcgcgtccaactctttgcaaccccatggactgtagcgccaggcttctctgtccatggacttctccaggcaagaatactggagtgggttgccatttcaaagGACTCATCAAATAAGTTATTTAAAGACTTCAGAATAGGGAacctcctggcagtccagtggttaggacttgagctttcactgccaagggcacaggtttgatccctggtcagggaactaagatctcacaagccccTCAGCCAAACAATAACAATGACAAAGCCCTCCCCGCTCAAGGTGCACGCTCCACCCCCTCTGCTGCTGGGCACTCTGGCAGGTCCCCTGTAGGTGAATGTACCCCCACACAATTTGGAGGCACACACCTCTGTGTGTACACCCATGCCCCAGACCTAAGTGTGTTCACACACAGCCTGCCCTCCAGGTGCCAAATGCCTCTCTTGCTTTGGATATTTGGAGTCAACGGGACCCTGAGGATGGACCCATGGCACATGAATACACCCCGGGGGGCTGATTAGTCCTTGCCGGATCAGTGAGGGGGGTCCAGCAGGGACTGCCCCTTCCTCTACCCCCCTCTTTAGTCTACCTCTTTGCATTCAGCAGCTGTCCCCTCCCCACTCACTTACACttgtttctgttctttgttttcctcCCTGGCCAAATCCCCAAGGCTTCTTTGGTCATTAACCTCCTGCTTTAATTAGCTTAGTGGGGAGGAAAGTGGAAGCAGGGAAAATTCAGGAGTGGGTGTCTAGGGGGAATCTCATTTTGGTGGGGACAGGAAGGCTTGGACCAGCTGGTGACAAAAATGCCTGGCACACGGTCAGACCTACAAAACTGTCTGCGATTTCTGATAATGTGAAAAACAGTCGCCTGGTCCACAGAGCAGgaggcttcccccatggctcccAGGTCCCCCAACCTGGGTTCCTGGGGTAGGAGAGAAGACAAGAGCAGGGAACAGCCACTCTCAAAAGGTCTCATCTCTCCAATTCTTCCTCTCTCACTCTTGCTTAGAGGTGGGAGGACTCAATCCCACAAAAAGGTTTGTTGCTAACTTTGTTAACTCCTTGATCCAGAGGGCATCTCATTCCCAATTCTGGGGCCTTCCAGGGTCTCTCTCTGTCATGGCTTCCCTTCCCTGGATCTTCCGCTGGGCAAAGCAAGAGACCTACAATAAGCCAACTCCCACGCCCTCCTGAGATCCTCCACCTTgtctcccaccctccccttggTGTGCAAATTTACTCTCTCCAAGAATCAATTTAGGGAACTGGGCTTCGCAGCTCAGCCCTCACAGCCTCACAGTGCCTGGTCTATGAGGTCATCTCCTTCGTTCCCCCATCCCCCTGCCTCCAAGCAGGACGTTACCTCACAAACTAGCTCAGATTTTTGGTTTCCAAGGCACTCCAAAAAAGAACACCCACCCATTCTTATCAAACTCTTTTGGGAAGTTCTTAAAAGTCCGTCCTCAAGCCCTCAGGTTGCGGTGCCATCCTTTCTCCTACTGGGAAAGACCCAGGCATAAAAAGGATGACAAAAATGCCGAAGCTCTGGGATAAGGGGAGAAGAAAAGATTGCATTACACTCCAACTTCCACAAACTCCCCTAAAAATACTCAGCTCTCCAATTCATGGCTTAAAaactgatttttcactttcaccaaattTCCAGAGTCAAAGGAGCTGAATTAGTGGGTTTTCAACGGGGGAGAGGTGGGTGAGGCAAAGTGGAATGATGGTGACGGCTAAAGAACAGTACACCCCCGAGCTAAACGGATGGCCCGGGCGGAGGAAGTCTGGGTCTCCATTCCACCCGGtgccttctttcctccttccgtCGCACCCAAAGCTCGTGTGGCTCTCACCCGAAACTGTTAACTCCTATCATGCCTTTAAGACTTGCCTTGCCTCTCCGCTCTCGGTCCCCTACTTCTCTCCACCCCTTCATCCTCCTCACCTCATTTCTCCACAGCCCTCCCAGCTCCCCTCCACTGATCAGAAGGATGTTAACTAACTCACCTCCCAGTCGGTGCTTCTCTGATCTCCGAGactggggggagggaagggaggaagggggatGGCTTGCCGCTTGGGGAAGAGGGGACCCCGTCTTTTGCCAGGGGGTCCCACCCTCCAACCCGGCACCCCAtcccggccccccacccccaccccccagcgcGCAGAGCCGTGTTCTCCACGCATCGCCTCTGCGGGCTTTGTCTGCTCTGCGGAGAACCTCTGCCCGCCGCCCGGAGCCGGGATCGACTCTGGGAGAACGGGAGGGGGGAGCGGAGAGCGGAGAGGGAGCGCGGCAGGgagggggaagaggggagagaaagCGAGAGAAAGCCGCAGTGACCCAGCCGGGACAGCTCCCCGCCCTCTTCCCCCCGCCTCATTACCATAAGAAAGAGGGACCTAAGACTGGCCGGGATCGCGAAGGAGCCCGTTTTGGGAGGGGGGCACACTCCATTAGCCTGTTTTCAACCCGTTCCGTTTCTGTACACTGACtcctttcctctttaaaaatgaGGGACCTCGACTGCCTTCCCACCCCCAGCTTCGCCTCCCCGCAGCGGGTAAAGACCGAAGGCGCATCCCTATCTTCCTCGGGTCAAGGAATTCGTCCCCGCGCCCCCGAGGGCGGGAAACTACAACTCCCGGCATGCCCCGGGCGCCCCCGGCGCGCCCCCCTCCCGTCAGTTCCATGCTGCTCCATCCagttcatttaaaacaaaagagtTTGAGCGCTGGAAGGGGCTGGGCTCTATTGGGGGCCACTGAGCGCCGCTCCTGGACTGGGGCTCGGTGCGGGAGCCTAAGGGGGGCGTCTGGACGGTGGGGTCTAGAGACTCCCGGGACCGAGgcgggaggggtgggggcagagatcccgcagccccccgcccccccgtcACCCCCGGAGAGGAGAGGAGATCTGCTTTCTCGGTTTTGCTTCtctatccccccacccccaccccgggggcTGGGGCGAGGGGAGTCGGGTTACAGGGTGTTTGGGGAGGGGGGCTTAGAGGGAGGGTCTATCTTTCTATCTCGCTTTCTTCCCCCCTCCCCAGTTCTTtgttcccccctccccacacacccccctcctctcctctcccctcccctcctctctccccttttcccttccaccacctctctctctccctctctctctctcccccagcttTTGTTTCGCCATGCCTAGTCTAGTGGTATCTGGAATAATGGAAAGAAATGGGGGCTTTGGAGAACTAGGATGTTTCGGGGGAAGCGCTAAGGACCGAGGGCTGCTGGAAGACGAGCGCGCCCTTCAGCTGGCTCTCGATCAACTCTGCCTCCTGGGTTTGGgggagccccccgcccccacgGCGGGCGAGGacgggggaggtggggggggcggCGCCCCCGCGCAGCCGGCCGCCCCCCCGCAGccggccccgccgccgccgcccgcggcGCCCCCGGCCGCCCCGACGGCGGCCCCCGCGGCGCAGACGCCCcagccccccaccgcccccaaaggGGCCAGCGACGCCAAGCTCTGCGCTCTCTACAAAGAGGCCGAGCTGCGCCTGAAGGGCAGCAGCAACACCACCGAGTGTGTACCAGTGCCCACCTCCGAGCACGTGGCAGAGATCGTGGGCAGGCAAGGTAAGCGGGCGCCGGGACCGCGGAGAGGGACTGGAGTTGGGGGGCACCCCATCCCTAGCACGGAAAGTTCACTTCCTCCCTCCTTGCCCGCCTCTGGCTCAGTCCCTTCCCCACAAAGGGGGACCCGCCCCCTACCCTGATTTCGAAGTGCCTCAAAGTTCCCTGCTACCCCCCTAGTTGGAACTGTCCTCCAGATCCTTCCTTCCCTAGGGCTCTGCCCTTAGACAAAGAAATATCCTCTCTCGgagagagggaaaagggagggggATCGGTTTTCCAATCCGGGGAGGCTGTCCGGAGGGGGTGTCCACTCGTAGCCAGAAAAACTGGCCGAATGTGCAAAAGAGTTACTCAGGAGCCTCAACTACGGCATCTACTAGTGGTTTGGGGAGGGGGCACCCCTGGGACCCCCAGCCACCTGGAGTTACAGACTTTGGGGGAGACCTGGCCCAGGAAGGCAGACTGAGTATCTGTCTCTTTGTTGGGCTGAGTGTAGGAATGGAAGGGGGTGTGGCTCATGGGAGGGTCCCAGCCTGGGGGTGAGGTGGGAAAGgggggctgctgggaggagggaGTCCTGTGGTCACCCGCACACTAAAGTTGGATGGTCTATGGGATTTTGGAAGGGGTGCCTCCAACGAAGTGCCACGTCCCGGTGTGgacctcttctcctccctctcagGCTTTTGTTCTGGGCTGGCCACGGCAAGGGGCCAGAGGCCTGCAGAAGGGTCTCTGGTAGTGAGAGAGTAGGACAGGGTGGGAAGGGGCGTGCTGAGGGGTGAGGAACCATCACCTGGAGATTTGCTGGAGGGCATGGGTCTGGGTGTgttgttggggtggggggtgggtacaGAATTAATCCAATGTAGAGTGTCTGATACCACACCCTCCTCTGCTCCAGCATCCCTgggcgggtgggggtgggaatgTTGGTAAGGGTCCAGATTGAGCAGACGGGATCCTGGGGACCCTTCCCTCTCCCAGTTTCCCAAAGGGGAGTGGGGGGGGCGGGATTTGGAAATTGCAAGGGGGCTGGACTGgggaggtgtggggtgggggaggagcaggggaggagCTGTCCCACAGTGGGGAACAATAGAGGAGCTGCATTCCGGCTGGGAGTGAAGGAGGAGGCCGGCTGCTGGCTGGGGAAGAGGGGAGGCAAGTCGGGGAGCCCCTACTCCACATCACACCTCGTCTACCCGAagtgtggggggttggggggattTTGCTGGGAGATCCAGAATGGAGGAGGGAAAGATGCCACTCCCCGGCGTAGCCCTCATCCCCCTGGGGCACCCCATCTCTTGAGATTTCTGGTTTTAAAAGTTGGATTTCCTCTTGTTGTCAGAAACTAAGGACCCAGAGCCCTGGAATTGGGTGGGGACACTGTTATCTTTTCTTGGGTGCGGGGGTGGTCTTGGGAGGCCCCGGAATTTCATGGAGTCATTCTTTCCTCTTCTGCCTCCGCATCAGATGGGCCTGTCTCTCATAAAAGTAGGGGGATTTCTCCTATTCAGAGAAGACAAGCCTCCCCCTCACTCCTTAAGGGAATGGAAGTCCTTTCTCTTGTCTAACCTCCCTTCTCCTGCTGTGGCGTCAGTGGTGCTCTATTTGACCTCTAGGAAGGTGAAGCCAAGTGGGTCTTCCCTTCAAGAGATGTTTCTTCGGGGTTGGGAAACGCAGGACGAGATCCGCTACCAGTTCTGCATCTATAGGCCTCTAGCTTTTCTCCTTACTTTTATACCTGGCCTGTTCTCCTCACCCCAATTCCAGCCCCCAAAGACACCTATAACAGCTCTCATGTAAGTTTAGGGGCCCAAAACTTAGAGCCAGAACCCAGGTGCCTATCAGATGCCATACATTTAGAAGTTGTAGAAGGCTCTTCACTGTTCCTTCCCCCGCCCCCCATGCCTCCCAAACAGAACAATCATTTACTGACATTAAAGCAGCAAAGATGTGGGCTTGACAACAGGTAGGACTTCTCAACTGCCAAGAGGTCTGAAGACAAAAAGGGAGGAGCAAATTCTCCTTCCTAAGGTCTCTTGAAGGTGAGGAGAGCTGCCCCCAACCCACTCTCTCCTCCCACATGCCAATCTGGTAGGTTTGGAGAAGAAGCCATCtggagtggaggaaggagagggaaaaaaagatgagcTCACCTCAGGCCTATGGTTGGAGGGTTAGGCAGAGTCAGAAAACTAGGACCACTGACATTGGTTGGGGAGTGAGAAAGGGAACTGTAAGTGTGTATATGGAGATGGGTATGAATGTTTACATGTGAATGGGGGCAAAAGTTGTGGGCAGGGGTGTATAGGAATGTGCTGCATGTGTCCTGGGAATGATGGGGATAGAAGAGTGGGCTGGATGAAAGGATGAAACACTGGGAATCCATGTGTATGGGGGAGAGGGGTATGTGAAAGTGTGCTTTAGACTTGCACCAGAAATAACATTTAGATAAAGGCAAGCTGCATAGCGGCTTCTAGGTCCATGTCTGTGTctatgcatgtacacacacacatgtagcatgtgtgctttgagAAAACATGTGAGTCTCAGAGGTTCTGTGTGAAGACAGGGGCAGGGATAGGGAATTGGAAAAGGAGGAGAGAGGTTTGTCCAGTCAGCCGTCAAGGTCTGCCACCTTTAGACTGCAGTCTGGCCATCCCAGCTTCcctcacttttctctttccccttctccctctttgtctctctttgtctgggccattctcctttctcttcctgcctctctccccagccTCTCAGCTTTTACCCACTCCTTCTTCAAAGCAGGAGTATGGGTCGAGAACACCTTCTCCCCCCACCCTACTCAGCCCGCAGCCCATCTTGGCTCTCCTGCCCCAGGGGACAGGGTGGCAGGAGTGTCCATGAGGTCAGGCACTGCGTCCCTCACACGTCATTatcctcctttccttcctaaaACTGATTCTCAGACCCTTCCCGACCTCCCACACTCCATGAGTTGCTGAAAACTTGCTGTGAATTTGGGACCGGCTGAGAGACACTAATGGGTGGAAGGCATGGGAGCAGATGCGGGTCAGTCGTCCCAGTGTAGACTGGAAGACACTTTTAATGCATGGAGATCAAGTGAGGAGTAGACTGTAGGCTTCTGAGGCAAGATCAGGGTCAGTGACAGACTGGAGATCTCAGTTGCAGGGCAGGGTGGGTGATTGAGTGATTTGGAAGTTTGTGAGTAGCCAGAAATCAGTAGAGAAATTGGGGAAAACAGCTAATGGTTGTCGAGGAGTTAGTGAGTAGATTAGCAGCTTGTCTGGGAAGGTCAGTGATTATTTCAGGATTTCAAAGGGTGCATAAATTTGGAGGTCCTACATGGAATTCAAGGGAAAGTTGCAACATTTTGCAATCTGTGGCTGATAGATACACTGGATAGATTTAAGATACAGTAAGTGAATTGTTCTGGTTAGAGTAGGGGGGAGGGTTTCCTAAGGGTAGATAGAGGTTCCTGGTGGGCTGGGTATCGGAGTAGGAGCAGGAGCTTGTTGGTTCCAGCACAAACCTTCTTGCCTTGtgagtttatttctctcttcccttccctatCCCAGGCTGCAAGATTAAGGCTCTGAGGGCCAAGACCAACACCTACATCAAGACGCCCGTGCGAGGCGAGGAGCCAGTGTTCATGGTGACTGGGCGGCGGGAGGACGTGGCCACAGCCCGCCGGGAAATCATCTCAGCGGCCGAGCACTTCTCCATGATCCGCGCCTCGCGCAACAAGTCGGGCGCCGCCTTTGGAGTGGCGCCTGCTCTGCCCGGCCAAGTGACCATTCGTGTGCGGGTGCCCTATCGCGTGGTGGGACTGGTGGTGGGCCCCAAGGGGGCAACCATCAAACGCATCCAGCAGCAGACCAACACGTACATTATCACGCCAAGCCGGGACCGCGACCCGGTGTTCGAGATCACCGGTGCCCCGGGGAACGTGGAGCGTGCGCGCGAGGAGATCGAAACGCACATCGCGGTCCGCACAGGCAAGATCCTCGAGTACAACAATGAAAACGACTTCCTGGCGGGGAGCCCCGACG
It contains:
- the MEX3A gene encoding RNA-binding protein MEX3A, with protein sequence MPSLVVSGIMERNGGFGELGCFGGSAKDRGLLEDERALQLALDQLCLLGLGEPPAPTAGEDGGGGGGGAPAQPAAPPQPAPPPPPAAPPAAPTAAPAAQTPQPPTAPKGASDAKLCALYKEAELRLKGSSNTTECVPVPTSEHVAEIVGRQGCKIKALRAKTNTYIKTPVRGEEPVFMVTGRREDVATARREIISAAEHFSMIRASRNKSGAAFGVAPALPGQVTIRVRVPYRVVGLVVGPKGATIKRIQQQTNTYIITPSRDRDPVFEITGAPGNVERAREEIETHIAVRTGKILEYNNENDFLAGSPDAALDSRYSEAWRVHPSGCKPLSTFRQNSLGCIGECGVDSGFEAPRLGEQGGDFGYGGYLFPGYGVGKQDVYYGVAETSPPLWAGQENATPTSVLFSSASSSSSSSAKARAGPPGAHRSPAASAGPELAGLPRRPPGEPLQGFSKLGGGGLRSPGGGRDCMVCFESEVTAALVPCGHNLFCMECAVRICERTDPECPVCHITATQAIRIFS